From the genome of Spirosomataceae bacterium TFI 002, one region includes:
- a CDS encoding argininosuccinate lyase yields the protein MKLWQKGNSDQTLKNIETFTIGKDQLMDIHLAKFDLLGNIAHAIMLESVGLLEKHELIKLLRVCKDINQNEISKGKFKIEDGVEDVHSQIEYKLTKELGDIGKKIHSGRSRNDQVLVDLKMYLRDELTQITNLIVSLSKCFIAKSNSHKNDYLPGYTHLQIAMPSSFGLWFGAYAESLIDDLSVLAGVYKVVNKNPLGSGAGYGSSFNLDRKLTTELLGFDQMDYNVVYAQMSRGKSEYLVSMAISSIAQSLSKFAMDVCLYSSQNFAFIELPTALTTGSSIMPHKKNPDVAEILRGKFNLLKALPTQISSLTSNLPSGYHREFQLLKELIIPAIIDFKDALQLCEFMIEHIKVNKDLLEDPKYDLLFSVENVNDLVNNGTTFRDAYRIVGEGINDGKFIPKRDLNHTLEGSIGNLDNSVLENRMDLILNELNFGKVEQAYENLLNYEVK from the coding sequence TTGAAACTCTGGCAAAAAGGTAATTCGGATCAAACTTTGAAAAACATAGAAACATTCACAATTGGAAAAGACCAATTGATGGATATTCATTTAGCAAAATTTGACTTATTAGGAAATATTGCCCACGCTATCATGCTCGAAAGCGTTGGTCTATTGGAGAAGCACGAGCTGATTAAACTGCTCAGAGTATGCAAAGATATAAATCAAAATGAGATTTCCAAAGGCAAATTTAAAATTGAAGATGGCGTTGAAGACGTGCATTCGCAGATAGAATACAAACTAACTAAAGAATTAGGAGATATAGGTAAGAAGATTCATAGTGGTAGATCACGTAACGATCAAGTTCTCGTGGATCTTAAAATGTACCTGAGAGATGAACTTACTCAAATTACTAATTTAATCGTCTCCCTTTCAAAATGCTTCATTGCCAAAAGTAATTCGCACAAAAATGATTACCTACCAGGCTATACGCATCTACAAATTGCAATGCCATCTTCTTTCGGCTTGTGGTTTGGTGCTTATGCCGAAAGCTTAATTGATGACTTATCTGTTTTAGCAGGAGTATATAAAGTAGTGAATAAAAACCCACTAGGCTCAGGTGCTGGTTACGGGTCTTCATTTAATTTAGACCGTAAGCTAACTACCGAATTACTGGGTTTTGACCAAATGGATTACAACGTAGTATATGCCCAAATGAGCAGAGGTAAATCTGAATACTTGGTTAGTATGGCTATTAGCAGCATAGCTCAATCACTTTCTAAGTTTGCCATGGATGTGTGCCTATATAGCAGCCAGAATTTTGCATTTATTGAACTCCCTACTGCACTTACTACTGGATCTAGCATAATGCCTCACAAAAAGAATCCGGATGTAGCAGAGATCTTAAGAGGTAAGTTCAATCTTCTTAAAGCACTCCCAACTCAGATATCTTCTCTTACATCAAATCTCCCAAGTGGTTATCACAGAGAGTTTCAATTACTGAAAGAGCTAATCATACCTGCGATTATTGACTTTAAAGATGCACTACAGTTATGTGAATTCATGATTGAGCATATCAAAGTAAATAAGGACTTGCTCGAAGACCCTAAATATGATTTACTATTTAGCGTAGAAAATGTAAATGACCTCGTAAACAATGGCACCACATTTAGAGATGCATATAGAATTGTAGGCGAAGGAATAAATGACGGAAAGTTTATCCCTAAGCGTGACCTAAATCATACACTAGAGGGAAGTATAGGTAACCTTGACAATAGTGTATTAGAGAATAGAATGGACTTGATTCTTAATGAATTAAACTTCGGTAAGGTTGAACAAGCTTACGAGAACCTACTAAATTATGAAGTAAAATAA